The nucleotide sequence GGAGCTGCCCCGGATCGCGGCCCTCCTGGAGTCGCGCTTTTCCGTACTGAACGACCGTCTTTCGAGCAGCGTGGACTTCATGGACCGCACGGCCGGGCGTCCCGAGGGGCTGATGCACCAGGTCGTCGAGGACACGGACGCGTCGTTGCGCTCGATGCCGCTGGAGTCGGTCCTGAACCCGCGGCCGCTGCTTCGCCAGGCGGCTCTCCTGCTCGTCACTGTGATCGCAATCTCGGGGGTGCTGACGTTCGCACCAACTTGGCTGGGAACCGGCGTTTATCGTTACATCTATCCATTCGGCGCGATCGAGTGGCCTCGTGCCGTAGCGCTGCGTCCCTTGACGGGGAATCGCGCCGTGGCCGTTGGAGACGCGGCAGTTCTGCGGGTTGCCGTGGACCGGGGCCTTACCGATCAATTGCGCGCCGTGGTCTACCTGCTCGATGCCAGTGGGCAGATCGTGGCGCAGGCCATGCAACGAGAGCACGACAACGTCTTCACATCGCGGGTCGATGCAATCACCCGCGATCTGGTCTATTGGTTTGAGGCTGGTGATGCGGACACGCGGCGGCAGGCTTCCACGATTCGGGTCGTTCAACGTCCGGAGATCGTCGACGTGCTGGCATCCGTCGAACCACCGCCGTACGCGCCGGCCTCAACCATGCGATTCCACGATCTCCGCCAGGGTCCCGTCACGGCCCCAATCGGCGGTTTCGTCACGGTGTCGGTAACCGCGGCCAAGCCGATTGCCGAAGATATGCAGCGCTTTCCAAGTGGCTTGCGATGGGAAAGTGGCGAGTTGCTTCCCTTCGAACTGGCATCCGACGATCGGACGGAGATGGCCGCGCGATTTGCCGTGGACGCGGATCGGGTCTTCTCCGTCGAGCTGCAGGACGAATACGGTTTTCACAACCACGGCGCTGCGGACTTTACGATTCGCGCCGTGCCCGATGGCCCTCCCAATGTCAACTGGTCCGAACCCGCCGGCAATGTGGAGGTTGTTCCCACCGCCGTATTGGGTCTGGCGGCCAGGATCGAGGATGATTTCGGCATCCGCCGTGTTGCTTTGATCGTCGAAAGCCTGTCAGCTGATGCGCGCCCGTCCGAGATCGATTTGACCGAATACACCCGCACGATGACTCAGCCTGACGGTGTTCTCGGTTCCATGCGATTCAATTGGTCTCTCGCAGAATACGGTGTCGTTGCGGGGCAGACTCTTCGCTGCGAATTGGCCGCATGGGACAATGATCCAGCCTCGTCGGACGTCAACGTCGGGCATTCTCCGCCGCTGTACGTGCGAATCATCGCCACCGCCGAATTCGAATCGCGCGTTCGCGAGGAAATCGTGCAGGTCGAAGAGGCGGTACGTCAGGTCGCCAATGAGCTTCGCAACGACGAGTCCGACACGGAGAGCCTGGCCGGGCGGACTTCGGAGGGCGACCTGGCCGATTCGGATCGCGAGTCGGCACGAAGCCTGTCGCGTGGCGCGGTTCGGCTGGGTCGCAGGCTTCGTGAGATCGCCCGTCGCGTATCGAGCTTGCACCAGCGCATGGAGGCGAACCAGGCGGGTGAGCCGGCGATGCGCAAGGCGCTGTCTGATGTCGGACGCTCGCTCGAGCAGGTCGAGAGCGGTTCGATCGCGCTGTCGGCGCAGGCGTTGGCGCAGGCTGCGCAAGAGTCAAAGGCCGAGCAGCAGACGCAGGAGCTGGTGCGAGCCGTTGATGCGCAGCGACACGCGGGCCAGCAACTGGGGCAGATCCTTCGCCAGCTCGGCGAGTGGGGCGATTTCCAATCCCTGGTGTCGAACACACGCGGCCTGATTGATCGCCAGGACCGCATCCGCCGCGAGACCAATGCGCTCGGGGAAGAGACGCTGGGCAAACGTCGCGAAGAGCTTGAAGAATCCCAAAGACAGTCGCTGGATCGACTCGCCCGTGAGCAGGACAGCATCGGCGAAGATCTCGCTCGTCTGCTCAAGCGCATGAAGGAAGTTGGTGAATCGGTGAGTGGATCCGATCCCGGTGCCGGTGCGGCGATCGAGGATGCGGATCGTGCCGCCCGGTCGGAAGGGCTGCAAGACCGCATCCGGCGTGCGAAGAACGCACTCCAGGAGAACCGTACGGCGTCGGCGGCAATGGAACAGAAATCAGCGGCGGATGTGCTGCGACGAATGGCCGACGCGCTTGAATCGCGCCGGCAGCGCGAACTCGAATTCTTGCGCAAAGAGGCTCGCCGCGCCGAGGAGGAACTGCGCGTCATCATCGAGCAGCAGCGCGATCTTCGTGCGGCCACGCATGAGGCAGGGGTGATGGCGGCGGGGGACGAGGTCGTGAATGAACTGGCGGAGGATCAGGCGCGTCTGCGCCGTAACACCGATCAGCTCAGCACCGATTTTGCCGCGGTCCGCGTTTTGATGAGTATTGCCGAACGCGTGAAGGATGCGGTTGCCCCCATGTCAGATGCGGAGGCCCGCCTTGAAGATCGGCGCATCGAGGAGGCTCCGCCGGCCCAAGACGCCGCTGTGACGGTCCTCGAAGAGGCCCTCGCCATGACCGAGGAGGCTGCACGCGAAGCCGAACAGGCGTTGCTCCAGAAATACCTCAACGAGATCAAGGATGATCTTCAGGAGATTGCAGCCGCGCAGGATGCCGTTCATCAGAAGGCGACCGCCCTGGTCGAAACCGTGCGCGAGGCGGAAGTGGTGACGCGCCGGGAAGCGCGGGATGCCGCGCGCCTTGCTCGGGAAGAAGCCGGAGTCGAGGAGCTGATCGCCTCGGTGCTGCCGGATTTGGAGAAAGTTGCGGTCTATCATTGGGCGATGGAGCGTGTCTCCGACTGGGTTGGCGACTGCCGCCAGCGACTCGAGTCCCGTCGATTGGACGACGAACTGCTGGAAACGTCCGATCGCGTGCTCCGCGAATTGGCCCGGCTGCTGGCAGCCATCGACCAAACCCAGCAAATGAACACTGAGGAGAAATTCGCAGAAGCCGAGGCGTCAGGGGGCGGTGGGCAGGGCGGAGCGGCCGGCTCGGGAAAGCCGATACCTACTGTGGCGGAATTGCTCGTACTCCGTGCTATGCAGGAGGACGTGAACAAGCGTACGCGTGAACTGGAAGAGAAGCTCACCGACCGGGAGCCAACCGAACGGTTGCTTCGCCAGGTGCGCGCCTTGGGGGAGGACCAGGCGCAGGTGCGAAGCTTGACGGAAAGGCTCACCGGAAAAGCAGGGCAGCCGTAGAGGTCGAAGCAATGGTGTTTGGAACACGAACAGACATGGCGCTATCCGCGCACCGGATCGTTGCCGCAGCGCGAAGGCATTCGCCTTTTTCGCCAGGCCAGCCGCGGGCGCTGCCCCGCGCGGTTTTGCGAGCGGCAACGGCGCTCGGGTTTTGCGTGCGACGCCGCTTCGAGGTATTTCATCTCTGTGCTTTGGCGCTCATCCCGTTCGCTTCGATTTCCCCGCGGGCTGCAGCGCAAGATCAAGCCGGTCCGAGAGAATCGCAGCCGCAGCCGGAGGAGAAGCGCGAGAGCGATCTCAGCCGGCGTCTGGTACGGGAGGCGGGCGGGGAACAGGCCGACGATGTGATGTCGGAGATTATCCGACTGATGGAAGCGTCGTCGAGACGACTGGAAATTGATTTCGATACCGGTCCCCAGACGGAGGCTGTTCAGGAAGAAATCCTCAAGAATCTCGACCTCGCCATCGCCGAGGCTTCACGGCGAACGCGCTCGCGCTCTTCGGGTCCACCCTCAAGCAGCAGCGACAAGCGTCGGCGGCCTGAGTCCAAAGGGGAAACCGATAAGAGCCGAAAAACCGGTGCGACCTCGGATGCAAAGGAGGCCTCTGAGGAAGCCCCGCCCGGTGTTCGCCCTGAGGCGGTTCAGTTGCCCTCCGGCGAACTGCGCGAGCTGCGCTCCGGGTGGGGCAATCTGCCGTTGCGCGAGCGTGAAGAGATGATCCAGGGATCCGATGAGGCTTTCCTCGATCGTTATCGGGAGTGGATCGAGCGATATTACCGCGCTCTCCAGGAAGGGGCTTCCACCCAACCGCCACAGCCGTGACCACATAAATCCCATTCAAAACGAGACCATGATGGCGAGGTCAATACCGATCGTCTTTCGAATCGTCTTTCAGTTGGCCGCGGGGTTCTTCCTCGTCGGATTACCAAGTGCAGTCAACGCACGCGCTTCATCGGATGACGCGCCCCAGACGGCAAGCGCTTCGTCGGGCGAGCTTACGCCGCAATGGCGCAGCGACGTGGATCGTGGTCTTGCGTGGCTCGCGGCTAATCAGGCCGACGACGGCGGTTACGGCGCGATGTCGCATTATGGACCTCACGTCGGACTTACCGGGCTGTCCGGGCTGGCTTTCATGGCCGACGGCAACACGCCGGGGCGCGGCCGATACGGCGATAACGTCTCCCGTTGTCTCTCATTCATCCTCGCGCACAGTTCGGAGAGCGGGCTGCTCGCCGCGGAGACCTCCCATGGCCCGATGTATGGCCACGGCTTCGCAACGCTCTTTCTTGCGGAAATTTATGGCATGAGTCCGCGCGAGGACCTCCACGAGAAACTCCGCAAGAGCGTGCGCCTGATCGTCAATACGCAAAACGAAGAAGGCGGATGGCGCTATCAGCCGGTTCGCGCCGATGCGGATATATCCGTGACGGTTTGCCAGATCATGGCGTTACGCGCGGCTCGAAATGTCGGGGTATATGTCGATCGCGGCGTCATTGATCGCGGTGTGCAATACATCCGCAACAGTCAGAATCCCGACGGTGGCTTTCGCTACATGCTGGGCGCGGGGGGATCGGCTTTCGCCCGCTCGGCAGGCGGCGTTGCGGCGCTCCAATATGCCGGCATTTACGAAGGCGACGAGATCTACCGCGGGCTCCAATACCTTCTTCGCTTCACACCTCCCAAGGAGCAGAACGTCGGGCACTATGAGTACGGCCATTACTATGCGGCGCAGGCCATGTTCCTCGCTGGCGACGAGTACTGGTCGGTCTGGTGGCCCGCGATCCGCCAGGAACTCCTCGATCGCCAGGAGCCGGAAGGACTCTGGCGCGGCCAAGCCGGGCCCGAATACGGGACAGCCATGGCCCTGATCATCCTTCAAATTCCCAACCGACTCCTGCCGATCTTTCAGAAGTAGTCGATTCTGCGCACCGATCGACGACCTCGATCGTAGAATAGGGTGATAAACCAACGCGAAGGCAGGTAGTTTATGGGTGTCGTTGCGGAAATCCTGTCACGACGTCGAATCTGGTCCCTGGCCCTCGCGTTTGCCTGGAGCGCTCCTGCAAGAGGGGAAGTAACGGTACGGACCATCGATCCCGTTCAGGTCCAGGGCCGCTTGATTCGATTCACACTGAACGGCCACGCGAACCTCAAGCTTGCCGACGGCCGCGAGGTTACGATCCCCACTGAGGAAATAGTCCGCATTTCCACGTCAAACTCCGATCAGCCTCCGCCGGTTGCTGATGCGGAATTCATACTGGCGGGGGGGGACCATCTTTACGGGCGGGTCGTGGGGCGTGGCGTGGAAGCCGTCGAGATCGAGTCTGCCTCCGCCGGTACTCTCCGCGCGCCTCTGGAGGGGCTCCGCGAGATTCGGCTCCGCCCGGCGATTTCTTCACGGGCGTTGGGGGCGGACGTGCCAGATAAGCAAACAACGAAGGAGACGGATGACCGAATCCGCCTCACCAACGGAGACGAACTCCGTGGGTTGGTCGTGAGCGTCGACAGTGCAGGTGTGACGATCGAGGGGCCGCGCGGGGCGGACTCCATCCCCTGGTCCGTCATTCAGTTCCTGAGGATGAGCGGACTCAGCACGCTGCGAATGCCACTTCCGCTCGCCATCGTAACGACAGTACACGGCGAGCGATTGACTTGCCGGAGTCTGGTCTGGTCAGAGGATAACATTGAAGCTGAGCACGTCGCGGGCTTCAGGGTTTCCATTTCCGCGCAGCGGGTTGCTCGCGTTGATTTGATTGGCGGTCGATGGCAATGGCTCGGCGAGCTTGAACCCGTGAGCTTCGATCACACGCCAATGCTGGGGATTTCCTGGCCCTATCGAGTGAACCAAAACGCGCTCGGTGAGCCGATTCTCGTCGATGGCGAGACCTACGACCGCGGCATCGGCGTTCACAGCCGAACAAGCCTGATCTATGAGCTCAAATCCGAATACCGTGAATTCGTCACGGCGCTGGGCCTGGATGATCGGAGCGGGCCCTTTGCCGATGTCTCCGCCTACATTCTGGTCGACGGTGTTCGCAAATATGCTGAAACCGGGTTGCGGCCGGGGCGGCTCATCGGACCCGTACGCGTCGATGTCCGCCGCGCCAACCGCATCGAGCTGATCGTGGACTACGGCAAGAATGGTGACATCCAGGACCGCTTCAACTGGGTCGAGGCGGGCCTTGTGCGGACGGCCCCCGGCGACTGACCCGGTTCTCAATTCACTTCAAACGTCGCGAGAACGGGCGTAAGCTCCCGGCCCTTCGAGGTCAGTTCATAGATACTCGACGGCGGGTAGTTTCCTTCCACAAAGCGTTGCACGAGCCCGGGCGGCTGAAGCCCCTTCAAGGTCAGCGAAAGAGCCCTCGGCGTGGCGTCCGCCATCGCCGCCCGAAGCTGCGAGAATCTGCGATGACCTGACCCCAGCGCAAACAGGATCGGCATCGACCACTTCTTCATCGCCACATCCAAGATTCCCAAACGCCCGAGCACGCTGGTCAGCAGTAGGCACCGCTCCGCAAGCTGCCGCGCTTGTGGCACCAGGACGTACTCGGGGCGGAGCGGGTGCCCGTACCCTGCGTTGCGTAAGACCCAGCCGCGTTCCACCAAATCACCCAGGGTTCGGGTCAGAGAGTCGTGACTCACGTCCAAACGCCGGGCCAGCGTGACGAACTTGGCTCCATCTGTCCGCCGAAGCTCCGCCAGAACGGGTACGTTCCACCTGTGGTGGAATAGGCCGGCAAGGAATCGCAAAGTTGGGCGCTCGGCCACGATTCACCTCCGCTTGTATTATTGTCTTGACCGGTTTTTGTATCAAGTACATTATTGCGACCAAGTGACACAGGATGGCTGTGTCAGAACCGGGCGGATCCGGGTCGCGCAGCGGGTCGGATCGTTGGAGGGAGGAAGACCCAAATGGCTGCCGATCTGGGCTATGACGGCGGGCTGACCTGCTCGATGCACGTCACTGATCTGGAACGCTCCATGCGCTGGTATCAGGACGTGCTCGGCTTCAAGCTGCTCTACAAGGTCGAAGAAATCGCGTGGTGCGAGCTCGCAACGTCGGTTGCACGCGTGAACGTCGGCCTTTCGCAGGTTCAGGAGGCGGGGGGGAAGGGTGGGGCGACCCTCACTTTCGGCGTTAAGGATATCGATGCGACCCGGAAAGTCGTGGAGGGGAAGGGCGTTCGATTCGACGGCCCCACCATGACCATTGAGGGCATGGTCAAGCTCGCCACGTTTTTCGATCCCGATGGGAACGCCCTCATGTTCTATCAGAGTTTGCAGGGGGAGAAGTAAGTCGCCCCGCGTCCGTCCACTTGGAGAAACCAGCCGTGCATCACCATAGAAACGTCATTGCCCGGTCAGTCCTTTGTGCTGTCGCAATCATCCTG is from Phycisphaerae bacterium and encodes:
- a CDS encoding VOC family protein, whose amino-acid sequence is MAADLGYDGGLTCSMHVTDLERSMRWYQDVLGFKLLYKVEEIAWCELATSVARVNVGLSQVQEAGGKGGATLTFGVKDIDATRKVVEGKGVRFDGPTMTIEGMVKLATFFDPDGNALMFYQSLQGEK
- a CDS encoding NPCBM/NEW2 domain-containing protein, which codes for MGVVAEILSRRRIWSLALAFAWSAPARGEVTVRTIDPVQVQGRLIRFTLNGHANLKLADGREVTIPTEEIVRISTSNSDQPPPVADAEFILAGGDHLYGRVVGRGVEAVEIESASAGTLRAPLEGLREIRLRPAISSRALGADVPDKQTTKETDDRIRLTNGDELRGLVVSVDSAGVTIEGPRGADSIPWSVIQFLRMSGLSTLRMPLPLAIVTTVHGERLTCRSLVWSEDNIEAEHVAGFRVSISAQRVARVDLIGGRWQWLGELEPVSFDHTPMLGISWPYRVNQNALGEPILVDGETYDRGIGVHSRTSLIYELKSEYREFVTALGLDDRSGPFADVSAYILVDGVRKYAETGLRPGRLIGPVRVDVRRANRIELIVDYGKNGDIQDRFNWVEAGLVRTAPGD
- a CDS encoding helix-turn-helix transcriptional regulator; its protein translation is MAERPTLRFLAGLFHHRWNVPVLAELRRTDGAKFVTLARRLDVSHDSLTRTLGDLVERGWVLRNAGYGHPLRPEYVLVPQARQLAERCLLLTSVLGRLGILDVAMKKWSMPILFALGSGHRRFSQLRAAMADATPRALSLTLKGLQPPGLVQRFVEGNYPPSSIYELTSKGRELTPVLATFEVN
- a CDS encoding DUF4175 family protein is translated as MIRRRLLVYGACAVASGGIVSLLTIVTVDFLFTLPPLLRLLGGILFLAGFVLATMRWIVKPIAAPMELPRIAALLESRFSVLNDRLSSSVDFMDRTAGRPEGLMHQVVEDTDASLRSMPLESVLNPRPLLRQAALLLVTVIAISGVLTFAPTWLGTGVYRYIYPFGAIEWPRAVALRPLTGNRAVAVGDAAVLRVAVDRGLTDQLRAVVYLLDASGQIVAQAMQREHDNVFTSRVDAITRDLVYWFEAGDADTRRQASTIRVVQRPEIVDVLASVEPPPYAPASTMRFHDLRQGPVTAPIGGFVTVSVTAAKPIAEDMQRFPSGLRWESGELLPFELASDDRTEMAARFAVDADRVFSVELQDEYGFHNHGAADFTIRAVPDGPPNVNWSEPAGNVEVVPTAVLGLAARIEDDFGIRRVALIVESLSADARPSEIDLTEYTRTMTQPDGVLGSMRFNWSLAEYGVVAGQTLRCELAAWDNDPASSDVNVGHSPPLYVRIIATAEFESRVREEIVQVEEAVRQVANELRNDESDTESLAGRTSEGDLADSDRESARSLSRGAVRLGRRLREIARRVSSLHQRMEANQAGEPAMRKALSDVGRSLEQVESGSIALSAQALAQAAQESKAEQQTQELVRAVDAQRHAGQQLGQILRQLGEWGDFQSLVSNTRGLIDRQDRIRRETNALGEETLGKRREELEESQRQSLDRLAREQDSIGEDLARLLKRMKEVGESVSGSDPGAGAAIEDADRAARSEGLQDRIRRAKNALQENRTASAAMEQKSAADVLRRMADALESRRQRELEFLRKEARRAEEELRVIIEQQRDLRAATHEAGVMAAGDEVVNELAEDQARLRRNTDQLSTDFAAVRVLMSIAERVKDAVAPMSDAEARLEDRRIEEAPPAQDAAVTVLEEALAMTEEAAREAEQALLQKYLNEIKDDLQEIAAAQDAVHQKATALVETVREAEVVTRREARDAARLAREEAGVEELIASVLPDLEKVAVYHWAMERVSDWVGDCRQRLESRRLDDELLETSDRVLRELARLLAAIDQTQQMNTEEKFAEAEASGGGGQGGAAGSGKPIPTVAELLVLRAMQEDVNKRTRELEEKLTDREPTERLLRQVRALGEDQAQVRSLTERLTGKAGQP
- a CDS encoding terpene cyclase/mutase family protein — its product is MRLSSIVIGSGSSDITALSRKGLPPNRHSRDHINPIQNETMMARSIPIVFRIVFQLAAGFFLVGLPSAVNARASSDDAPQTASASSGELTPQWRSDVDRGLAWLAANQADDGGYGAMSHYGPHVGLTGLSGLAFMADGNTPGRGRYGDNVSRCLSFILAHSSESGLLAAETSHGPMYGHGFATLFLAEIYGMSPREDLHEKLRKSVRLIVNTQNEEGGWRYQPVRADADISVTVCQIMALRAARNVGVYVDRGVIDRGVQYIRNSQNPDGGFRYMLGAGGSAFARSAGGVAALQYAGIYEGDEIYRGLQYLLRFTPPKEQNVGHYEYGHYYAAQAMFLAGDEYWSVWWPAIRQELLDRQEPEGLWRGQAGPEYGTAMALIILQIPNRLLPIFQK